The Roseofilum reptotaenium CS-1145 genome has a window encoding:
- a CDS encoding UbiA family prenyltransferase yields MLNRWWTYQKERFPIAANGLLIGVFSFSAVSYSALLREGVPSWDSSGVAFAIAFLFFLQLRIADEFKDYEEDCRFRPYRPVPRGLVSLRELGSLGALTALIQGVLALYLGGLTLGLFLIGVWLYLGLMSQEFFIRDWLKAHPIIYLISHMMIMPLIYGLATACDWQVTTGVMPSGLGWFLAVSFFNGVVIEIGRKIRSPKDEEAGVDTYSYLWGRKWAVFVWLAVCTIMAVLSAIAANLVGFGLPLAIVTGLMLGISGTLAHWFLRSPVSGSGKRFEYLSALWTLLVYLGLGIIPLLISP; encoded by the coding sequence ATGCTTAATCGATGGTGGACGTATCAGAAAGAACGGTTTCCGATCGCAGCCAATGGACTGTTAATTGGGGTGTTTAGTTTTTCGGCAGTCAGTTATTCGGCGCTGCTGCGGGAAGGGGTTCCCAGTTGGGATTCTAGTGGAGTGGCTTTTGCGATCGCTTTTTTGTTCTTTTTGCAGTTGCGAATTGCTGATGAGTTTAAGGACTATGAAGAAGACTGCCGATTTCGCCCCTATCGCCCGGTTCCCAGGGGTTTGGTTAGTTTGCGCGAATTGGGGAGTTTGGGCGCTTTGACGGCCCTTATACAAGGGGTTTTGGCACTCTATTTGGGGGGATTAACCCTAGGATTATTCCTGATTGGAGTTTGGCTATATTTGGGGTTGATGAGTCAAGAATTTTTTATCCGTGATTGGCTTAAGGCTCATCCCATCATTTATTTAATTAGCCACATGATGATTATGCCCTTAATTTATGGCTTGGCAACTGCGTGTGATTGGCAGGTAACAACCGGGGTGATGCCTAGCGGTTTAGGATGGTTTTTGGCGGTTAGTTTTTTCAACGGTGTGGTGATTGAAATTGGGCGCAAAATTCGATCGCCGAAGGATGAGGAAGCGGGGGTAGACACCTACAGTTACTTGTGGGGACGCAAATGGGCGGTTTTCGTCTGGTTAGCCGTTTGTACGATTATGGCAGTTCTGAGTGCGATCGCCGCGAACTTAGTTGGGTTTGGCTTACCCCTGGCGATCGTAACTGGGCTAATGTTGGGGATTTCCGGAACACTTGCCCATTGGTTTTTACGCTCTCCAGTTTCCGGTTCGGGTAAACGCTTTGAATACCTTTCTGCCCTCTGGACGCTGTTGGTTTATCTCGGTTTAGGCATTATTCCCTTACTGATTTCACCTTAA
- a CDS encoding NAD(P)H-quinone oxidoreductase subunit 5 → MEYLYEYAWLIPVLPLLGAMLVGLGLISFNKATNGLRQINAVVIVSLLGAAMVYSFALLYSQIQGHEVYTYTLDWASAGDFHLTMGYVIDPLTSVMLTIVTTVAFLVMIYTDGYMSHDPGYVRFYSYLSLFSSSMLGLVVSPNLLQVYVFWELVGMCSYLLIGFWYDRPAAAEACQKAFVVNRVGDFGLLLGILGLYWATGSFEFEAMGENLADLVSDGVISSALAGLFAILVFLGPVAKSAQFPLHVWLPDAMEGPTPISALIHAATMVAAGVFLVARMYPVFEHTPVAMDVIAWTGAFTAFLGATIAITQNDIKKGLAYSTVSQLGYMIMAMGIGAYSAGLFHLMTHAYFKAMLFLGSGSVIHGMEGVVGHDPVLAQDMRLMGGLRKYMPITSTTFLIGTLAICGIPPFAGFWSKDEILGNAFAANPALWAIGWGTAGITAFYMFRMYFSTFEGEFKGNDETIRQLVRESAGVAGDAGHDRHDDHGHDHHHASSPHESPLSMTFALMTLAIPSVLIGLVGTPFANYFEAFIHAPGETFDIAEAAAEFEWSEFLPMAGSSVGVGLIGITLASLMYLSRQIDPGAIAKSIQPLYQLSLNKWYFDEIYDSVFVMGMRRVARQVMEVDFRVVDGAVNLTGFVTLITGEGLKYLENGRAQFYALIVFGAVLGLVIFSGIS, encoded by the coding sequence ATGGAATACCTCTATGAATATGCCTGGTTAATCCCCGTGCTGCCCCTATTGGGGGCGATGCTGGTTGGCCTGGGTTTAATATCTTTCAACAAAGCAACGAATGGTTTACGGCAAATCAATGCTGTGGTAATTGTGTCCCTGTTAGGGGCTGCCATGGTGTATTCCTTTGCCCTATTGTATAGTCAAATTCAAGGTCATGAAGTCTATACCTACACCTTAGACTGGGCATCGGCTGGAGATTTTCATCTCACCATGGGCTATGTGATCGATCCCCTAACTTCAGTCATGTTGACGATCGTTACTACAGTAGCTTTCTTGGTAATGATCTACACCGATGGCTATATGTCTCATGATCCAGGATATGTGCGCTTCTATTCCTATCTGAGCCTGTTTAGCTCATCCATGTTGGGTTTAGTCGTGAGTCCCAACCTGCTGCAAGTTTATGTGTTTTGGGAATTGGTAGGGATGTGTTCCTACCTGCTGATTGGGTTTTGGTACGATCGCCCCGCCGCCGCCGAAGCCTGTCAAAAAGCTTTTGTCGTCAACCGTGTCGGTGACTTTGGCCTCCTACTGGGTATCCTCGGCCTCTATTGGGCTACCGGGAGCTTCGAGTTTGAAGCTATGGGTGAGAACCTGGCTGATTTAGTCTCAGATGGCGTGATTTCCAGCGCTCTAGCCGGTTTATTCGCTATTTTGGTCTTTTTAGGCCCCGTAGCCAAATCAGCCCAGTTCCCGCTCCACGTGTGGCTTCCTGACGCGATGGAAGGCCCCACCCCTATTTCTGCCCTCATCCATGCTGCCACCATGGTAGCGGCTGGAGTCTTCTTAGTCGCTCGCATGTATCCCGTCTTCGAGCATACTCCCGTCGCCATGGATGTGATTGCCTGGACGGGAGCTTTTACCGCTTTCTTGGGCGCGACTATTGCCATTACCCAGAATGATATTAAGAAAGGATTAGCCTATTCCACGGTTTCCCAACTGGGCTACATGATTATGGCTATGGGCATTGGAGCCTACAGCGCGGGTTTATTCCATCTCATGACCCATGCTTACTTTAAGGCCATGCTCTTCCTGGGATCAGGTTCCGTGATTCATGGCATGGAAGGCGTAGTTGGCCATGACCCCGTTTTAGCCCAAGATATGCGGTTAATGGGTGGCTTGCGTAAATATATGCCCATTACCTCAACCACCTTTTTAATTGGAACTCTGGCCATTTGTGGAATTCCTCCCTTTGCTGGATTCTGGTCAAAAGACGAAATTCTCGGTAATGCGTTTGCTGCTAATCCTGCATTATGGGCCATTGGTTGGGGAACGGCTGGAATTACCGCATTCTATATGTTCCGCATGTATTTCTCCACGTTTGAAGGAGAATTTAAGGGGAATGATGAAACCATTCGCCAACTGGTTCGTGAATCTGCGGGTGTAGCTGGTGATGCAGGTCACGATCGCCATGACGATCATGGACACGATCATCATCATGCAAGTAGTCCCCATGAGTCTCCTCTCTCCATGACCTTTGCCTTAATGACGCTGGCTATTCCCTCGGTCTTGATTGGTTTAGTGGGTACTCCCTTTGCCAACTATTTTGAAGCCTTTATCCATGCTCCCGGTGAAACTTTCGACATTGCCGAAGCCGCAGCCGAGTTTGAATGGTCAGAATTTTTGCCCATGGCAGGAAGCTCTGTCGGCGTAGGTTTAATCGGCATTACCCTCGCGTCATTGATGTATCTGAGTCGTCAAATCGATCCAGGGGCGATCGCCAAATCCATCCAACCGTTGTATCAATTATCTCTAAACAAATGGTATTTTGACGAGATCTACGATTCGGTCTTTGTGATGGGAATGCGCCGGGTTGCCAGACAGGTAATGGAAGTTGATTTCCGAGTCGTCGATGGTGCGGTGAACTTAACTGGGTTTGTTACCCTAATTACCGGTGAAGGTCTCAAATATCTAGAAAATGGTCGCGCCCAATTCTATGCTCTCATTGTCTTTGGCGCAGTTTTGGGATTAGTCATTTTCTCTGGAATTAGTTAA
- a CDS encoding SRPBCC family protein — MSLRQVFEQSIEIKANVTTVERCFTELDLMHQWLNPLLKCQPVGMWSTEMGSQSRFMIKIPLIQPTLQSTVIEREPGLVVWQFEGFFQGCDRWECQPTDSGTHLINRFEFEIPNPLIQFGFKTFAATWTQEDMKAQLRRLQQVAERIKNRE; from the coding sequence ATGTCATTACGCCAAGTTTTCGAGCAATCGATTGAGATTAAAGCCAATGTAACAACGGTAGAGCGCTGTTTTACCGAATTAGACTTGATGCACCAATGGCTCAATCCCCTGCTAAAGTGTCAACCGGTGGGCATGTGGAGTACAGAAATGGGCAGTCAATCCCGGTTTATGATTAAAATTCCCCTCATCCAACCGACGCTCCAGAGTACCGTGATTGAGCGTGAACCCGGCTTAGTGGTGTGGCAATTTGAAGGATTTTTTCAAGGATGCGATCGCTGGGAATGCCAACCCACAGACTCCGGAACCCATCTGATTAACCGCTTCGAGTTTGAAATTCCCAATCCTCTTATCCAATTCGGCTTTAAAACCTTCGCTGCTACTTGGACACAAGAAGACATGAAAGCTCAACTGCGCCGCCTCCAGCAAGTAGCCGAGAGAATCAAAAATAGGGAATAG